From Bacteroidota bacterium, the proteins below share one genomic window:
- a CDS encoding SusC/RagA family TonB-linked outer membrane protein → MKLSVAILLLSVLNASAGLYSQTKLTLNVNNRSVKEVFKEIEQQSRYRFLYNEEYTDLDRNVKLEVVNSKVENVLDKLFAKANVTYRVLDNNLIVITPSESALKQQHKISGKVTDASTGEALPGVSVIVEGTTIGATTDLEGKFSLDVPSQNVKLIFSYVGYNRLTQSLDGASVLDVKLVPDIKQLSEVIVIGYGTARRQDYSGSVSSVKVENSPISQVPNLNALEALKGNVPGLDIGATNSAGGQPSMQIRGQNSISGNNDPLIVLDGVIFLGSLSDINPNDIASFDVLKDAVSAAAYGSRSANGVIAITTKKGHLGKPVVTFNTSSGIQTWQNEPVVMKGAEWIKVVNARNQYAEGTTSWMKAGELANLAAGKETDWLDQVTRTGKIQNYQIAVSGAGENVNYYLSASYDKNKSIVVGDDFNRISLLGKVDTKITSWLEIGIDGSFSRRDYSGVAANIGEAQMESPYGVEYRDSLGHLEKYPYTQSSINPLWGVNDGTRDNSDIRRNFRLNSYAVVKIPWIEGLSYRLNYLNNLDKVEQGNFYHEGYFVKEGAGLDRYTQSTIQGFLTNANGNLYNTTTTSYVIDNILNYKHSFSKHNVEVTLVATRDYSKYTAMNMTGSDFASNGNTSLGMWGLHKATVQKFDLNGTKTTNIGYLGRLTYSFNDKYFLTGSFRRDGASVFGANKKWGNFAAAGAAWKISNEEFLKGFDPLSSLKLKLSWGQNGSQGISPYGTLSTVSNGASGAIDYEFSSAQGTIVYGLNQTTLGNADLAWEKTETWNTGFESSWLKDRLFVDMDLYLSKTRDQHFTRNIPVMTGFKTIQTAMGQVNNSGIELDIKSVNVQNKDWTWNTGITFWKNNNKLVKLYGQDLNGDGKEDDDISNGLFVGKSLGAIYGYEQDGIVQTTDADYIALTGAAPGAPKYKDIDGVAGITSADRKILGYTKENFRMGMSNEISYKNFDLYVMVAGVFGGNNHYLKSNTSAFMTSGTGRFNDNTISKPYWTPENPSNKYPSAYFSGDSRYQALQSRGFVRVQDVTLTYTLQKNWIQKAHINNMKIFISAKNLATFTNWVGGDPEVGTTVRENTLPVPSTYTIGANLSF, encoded by the coding sequence ATGAAATTATCAGTGGCAATTTTACTTTTAAGTGTATTAAATGCCTCTGCCGGTTTGTACTCCCAAACAAAACTTACTTTAAATGTCAACAACAGGTCTGTTAAGGAAGTATTTAAGGAAATTGAACAGCAAAGCAGGTATCGGTTTCTTTATAATGAGGAATATACTGACTTGGATAGAAATGTGAAGTTAGAGGTTGTGAATAGTAAGGTTGAAAATGTTTTGGATAAACTTTTTGCAAAGGCCAATGTAACTTACAGGGTGTTGGATAACAACCTGATCGTAATTACTCCTTCAGAGTCTGCGCTGAAACAGCAGCATAAAATAAGCGGGAAAGTTACGGATGCCTCTACAGGCGAAGCTTTACCGGGAGTCAGTGTCATTGTGGAAGGTACCACAATAGGGGCTACAACTGACCTTGAAGGAAAATTTTCTTTGGATGTCCCTTCCCAAAATGTCAAACTCATTTTTTCCTATGTGGGTTACAACCGTTTGACTCAATCCCTGGACGGAGCAAGTGTTCTGGATGTCAAACTTGTTCCTGATATTAAACAACTGAGCGAAGTAATTGTGATTGGTTACGGTACTGCACGGCGTCAGGATTATTCAGGCTCTGTATCTTCTGTGAAAGTTGAAAATTCTCCGATTTCTCAGGTACCCAATCTAAATGCCCTGGAAGCATTGAAAGGAAATGTACCGGGTTTGGACATTGGTGCCACAAATTCCGCAGGTGGCCAGCCCAGTATGCAGATCCGGGGCCAAAACTCTATCAGTGGCAACAATGATCCTTTAATTGTGCTGGATGGGGTTATCTTTTTGGGAAGTTTAAGCGATATTAATCCTAATGATATTGCCAGTTTCGATGTTCTGAAAGATGCAGTTTCGGCTGCTGCTTATGGTTCCCGGTCTGCCAACGGGGTAATTGCCATAACCACCAAAAAGGGACACTTAGGTAAGCCTGTGGTTACTTTCAATACTTCTTCAGGTATTCAAACCTGGCAGAATGAACCGGTTGTGATGAAAGGCGCAGAATGGATTAAAGTTGTCAATGCCCGTAATCAATATGCTGAAGGGACCACCAGTTGGATGAAAGCCGGTGAGTTGGCCAATTTGGCTGCCGGCAAGGAAACCGATTGGCTGGACCAGGTGACCAGAACCGGGAAAATACAAAATTATCAGATTGCCGTTTCCGGAGCTGGGGAGAATGTAAACTATTATTTGTCCGCATCTTATGATAAGAACAAAAGTATTGTAGTTGGTGACGATTTTAACCGGATTTCACTTTTGGGAAAAGTTGATACCAAAATTACCAGTTGGTTGGAAATTGGCATAGATGGAAGTTTCTCAAGAAGAGATTATTCCGGGGTGGCTGCCAATATTGGGGAAGCACAGATGGAGTCGCCTTATGGAGTGGAGTACCGGGATAGCCTGGGTCATCTGGAAAAATACCCTTACACCCAGTCGTCAATAAATCCACTTTGGGGAGTCAATGACGGGACCCGCGATAATTCTGATATAAGGCGTAACTTCCGTTTAAACAGTTATGCTGTTGTGAAGATTCCGTGGATAGAAGGGCTTAGTTACAGGTTGAATTATCTGAACAACCTTGATAAAGTAGAACAGGGGAATTTTTATCATGAAGGTTATTTTGTTAAGGAAGGTGCTGGACTTGACAGATATACCCAGTCAACGATTCAGGGTTTCCTGACCAATGCAAACGGAAATCTCTATAATACTACAACTACAAGTTATGTAATTGATAATATTCTTAATTACAAACATTCCTTTAGCAAACACAATGTCGAGGTTACTTTGGTGGCAACCAGGGATTATTCCAAATATACGGCAATGAACATGACCGGTTCCGATTTTGCCAGCAATGGAAATACCTCATTGGGAATGTGGGGATTGCACAAGGCAACTGTACAAAAATTTGATCTGAACGGTACCAAAACCACGAACATTGGTTATTTGGGACGACTGACCTATTCTTTCAACGACAAATATTTCTTAACTGGATCTTTCCGCAGGGATGGGGCTTCTGTTTTCGGAGCAAATAAGAAATGGGGCAACTTCGCAGCAGCAGGTGCTGCCTGGAAAATTTCTAACGAAGAATTTCTTAAGGGATTTGATCCTTTATCCAGTTTAAAACTTAAACTTTCTTGGGGCCAGAACGGTAGCCAGGGCATCAGTCCTTATGGGACCTTATCCACTGTTTCCAACGGGGCCTCCGGAGCAATCGATTATGAATTTTCTTCTGCACAGGGGACAATAGTTTATGGATTAAATCAAACTACTCTTGGAAATGCCGATTTGGCATGGGAAAAGACAGAAACCTGGAATACAGGCTTCGAATCTTCCTGGTTAAAAGACCGCTTGTTTGTGGATATGGATCTTTACCTTTCGAAAACCAGGGATCAGCACTTTACCAGGAATATTCCTGTGATGACTGGTTTTAAAACCATACAAACGGCAATGGGACAGGTGAACAATTCGGGAATTGAACTTGATATCAAGTCGGTGAATGTTCAGAATAAAGATTGGACATGGAATACCGGGATTACCTTCTGGAAAAACAATAACAAACTGGTAAAATTGTATGGACAGGACCTGAATGGGGACGGCAAGGAAGATGACGATATTTCAAATGGACTGTTTGTTGGAAAATCTTTGGGCGCTATATATGGTTATGAGCAGGATGGAATCGTCCAGACAACGGATGCAGATTATATTGCCCTGACAGGCGCTGCACCAGGTGCTCCTAAATATAAGGATATTGATGGTGTTGCCGGTATTACTTCGGCCGATAGAAAGATCCTGGGTTATACCAAGGAAAATTTCAGAATGGGCATGAGCAACGAAATAAGCTATAAGAATTTCGATCTTTATGTGATGGTTGCAGGAGTTTTCGGTGGCAACAACCATTATCTGAAAAGCAATACTTCTGCTTTCATGACTTCAGGAACCGGCCGCTTTAATGATAATACCATATCCAAACCTTATTGGACCCCGGAGAATCCAAGCAACAAATATCCTTCTGCCTATTTTTCGGGAGACAGCAGATATCAGGCATTACAGTCCCGCGGATTTGTGAGGGTTCAGGACGTCACACTCACCTATACCTTACAGAAAAATTGGATTCAGAAGGCTCATATCAATAATATGAAGATTTTCATCTCTGCAAAGAACCTGGCCACGTTCACCAACTGGGTTGGGGGAGATCCTGAAGTAGGAACCACCGTAAGGGAAAATACCCTGCCGGTTCCTTCAACCTATACCATTGGTGCTAATCTGAGTTTCTAA